The Streptomyces sp. NBC_00440 genome contains a region encoding:
- a CDS encoding P-II family nitrogen regulator produces MKLITAVVKPHRLDEIKEALQAFGVQGLTVTEASGYGRQRGHTEVYRGAEYTVDLVPKIRIEVLAEDADAEQLIDVVVKAARTGKIGDGKVWSVPVETAIRVRTGERGPDAL; encoded by the coding sequence ATGAAGCTCATCACCGCGGTCGTGAAGCCGCACCGGCTGGACGAGATCAAGGAGGCCCTCCAGGCCTTCGGCGTCCAGGGCCTCACGGTCACCGAGGCCAGCGGCTACGGCCGCCAGCGCGGCCACACCGAGGTCTACCGGGGAGCCGAGTACACCGTGGACCTGGTGCCGAAGATCCGGATCGAGGTCCTGGCCGAGGACGCGGACGCCGAACAGCTCATCGACGTGGTGGTGAAAGCCGCCAGGACCGGCAAGATCGGTGACGGCAAGGTCTGGAGCGTTCCGGTCGAGACAGCGATCCGGGTCAGGACCGGCGAACGCGGTCCTGACGCGCTCTGA
- a CDS encoding bifunctional DNA primase/polymerase — MGFTIGGIRDIRSGTRRRGRTPQSTAVAEFTGLWGWDVVPGARAAAGNCSCGEAGCASPGAHPLGFAPEVPAGATLGEATRAWSLTPGAAVLLPVGRCFDIIDVAEPAGRTALIRMERMGLPLGPVSATPDGRAQFFVAPGAARELPELLYRMGWDDADLDLHGLGPGEHITAPPSNHAGLGPARWLRPPPLETASGPPQARLLLGTLAYVCHRHVPA, encoded by the coding sequence ATGGGCTTCACTATCGGCGGCATCCGGGACATCCGCTCCGGCACCCGGCGTCGCGGCCGCACACCGCAGAGCACGGCGGTGGCCGAGTTCACCGGACTCTGGGGCTGGGACGTGGTTCCCGGCGCGCGCGCCGCTGCGGGCAACTGCTCCTGCGGAGAGGCCGGATGCGCGTCACCGGGCGCCCATCCCCTCGGGTTCGCGCCCGAGGTGCCCGCGGGGGCCACCCTCGGTGAAGCGACGAGAGCCTGGTCCCTGACGCCGGGCGCCGCGGTGCTGCTGCCTGTCGGCCGCTGCTTCGACATCATCGACGTTGCCGAGCCCGCGGGGCGCACGGCCCTGATCCGGATGGAGCGCATGGGGCTCCCGCTGGGCCCCGTGAGCGCGACCCCGGACGGCCGGGCCCAGTTCTTCGTCGCCCCGGGCGCCGCCCGCGAACTCCCCGAACTGCTCTACCGGATGGGCTGGGACGATGCGGACCTGGATCTGCACGGCCTGGGTCCCGGCGAGCACATCACCGCCCCGCCCTCGAACCACGCGGGCCTGGGCCCGGCCCGCTGGCTGCGCCCCCCGCCCCTGGAGACGGCGAGCGGACCGCCCCAGGCCCGGCTGCTGCTCGGCACCCTCGCGTACGTCTGCCACCGCCACGTCCCCGCCTGA
- a CDS encoding LLM class flavin-dependent oxidoreductase, with amino-acid sequence MAFTVVRFNLVDPRATPESLSARYRAALEMAAYADDRGVDTVQTEEHHGVGNNWLPSPFVFAGSVFGATRRIAVTVSAIIGPLYDPLRLAEDIAVLDLISAGRLVTVAGIGYRPDEYAQQGVEWTRRGRLQDELLDTLLAAWTGEPFAYRGRTVRVTPRPYTTPHPLLLVGGSSRAAARRAARLGLPLFPSAYLPELEAYYHQQRAEYGTEGFCMMPEAETPLLHIAEDPDRTWAEYGEYFLHEARTYSSWQSKDIHSAVRSAAETVDGLRAEGVYRIVTPDECVALAEGGAGSLVLHPLCGGIPVDEGWRSLHLFAERVLPRLKS; translated from the coding sequence ATGGCCTTCACAGTCGTCAGGTTCAATCTCGTCGATCCGCGGGCGACCCCCGAGTCACTCTCCGCCCGCTATCGCGCCGCCCTGGAGATGGCCGCGTACGCGGACGACCGTGGCGTCGACACCGTCCAGACCGAGGAGCACCACGGCGTCGGCAACAACTGGCTGCCCTCCCCGTTCGTCTTCGCGGGCTCCGTCTTCGGGGCCACCCGCCGGATCGCGGTCACCGTCTCCGCGATCATCGGCCCGCTCTACGACCCGCTGCGCCTCGCGGAGGACATCGCCGTCCTCGACCTGATCAGCGCCGGCCGGCTGGTCACGGTGGCGGGCATCGGCTACCGGCCCGACGAGTACGCGCAGCAGGGCGTCGAGTGGACCCGGCGCGGCCGGCTCCAGGACGAGCTGCTCGATACCCTGCTGGCCGCGTGGACCGGGGAGCCGTTCGCGTACCGCGGGCGTACGGTCCGGGTCACCCCGCGCCCGTACACCACCCCGCACCCGCTGCTGCTCGTCGGCGGATCGTCCCGGGCGGCCGCCCGCCGGGCGGCGCGGCTGGGGCTGCCGCTGTTCCCGAGCGCGTATCTGCCGGAGCTTGAGGCCTACTACCACCAGCAGCGCGCGGAGTACGGGACCGAGGGCTTCTGCATGATGCCGGAGGCCGAGACCCCGCTGCTGCACATCGCGGAGGATCCCGACCGGACCTGGGCCGAGTACGGCGAGTACTTCCTGCACGAGGCGCGCACCTACTCCTCCTGGCAGTCCAAGGACATCCACTCCGCGGTCCGTTCGGCGGCGGAGACGGTGGACGGGCTGCGCGCGGAGGGCGTCTACCGGATCGTCACCCCGGACGAGTGCGTGGCCCTGGCCGAGGGCGGCGCCGGGAGCCTCGTACTGCATCCGCTGTGCGGCGGGATACCGGTGGACGAGGGCTGGCGCAGTCTGCACCTCTTCGCCGAGCGCGTGCTGCCCCGGCTCAAGAGCTGA
- the ftsY gene encoding signal recognition particle-docking protein FtsY produces MEIVILAVVIALVAVGAISGLVVSSRKKKQLPTAPPSAPTITAPPAEPQVGEDAAPPRDESRRTIEEVDLPPADEAAGAPAAVEDPVVAEPVAPRIEIPEPTEGRLVRLRARLARSQNSLGKGLLTLLSRDNLDEDTWEEIEDTLLTADVGVAPTQELVERLRERVRVLGTRTPQDLRALLREELLNLLGTDFDREVKTEGGLETPGVVMVVGVNGTGKTTTTGKLARVLVADGRSVVLGAADTFRAAAADQLQTWGERVGARTVRGPEGGDPASIAFDAVKEGIKEGADVVLIDTAGRLHTKTGLMDELGKVKRVVEKHGPLDEVLLVLDATTGQNGLVQARVFAEVVDITGIVLTKLDGTAKGGIVIAVQRELGVPVKLVGLGEGPDDLAPFEPEAFVDALVGE; encoded by the coding sequence ATGGAAATCGTGATCCTTGCTGTAGTCATCGCCCTGGTCGCTGTCGGCGCGATCAGCGGGCTCGTGGTCAGCAGCCGCAAGAAGAAGCAGCTGCCCACGGCACCGCCGAGCGCGCCGACCATCACAGCGCCTCCCGCCGAACCCCAGGTCGGCGAGGACGCTGCCCCACCGCGCGACGAGTCGCGCCGCACCATCGAGGAGGTGGACCTCCCACCGGCCGACGAGGCCGCGGGCGCCCCCGCCGCGGTCGAGGACCCGGTCGTCGCGGAGCCCGTCGCCCCGCGGATCGAGATCCCGGAACCGACCGAGGGCCGTCTCGTACGGCTGCGCGCCCGGCTCGCCCGCTCGCAGAACTCGCTCGGCAAGGGACTGCTCACCCTGCTCTCCCGCGACAACCTCGACGAGGACACCTGGGAGGAGATCGAGGACACCCTGCTCACGGCCGACGTCGGTGTCGCGCCGACCCAGGAGCTGGTCGAGCGGCTGCGTGAGCGGGTCAGGGTGCTCGGCACCCGTACGCCGCAGGATCTGCGCGCCCTGCTGCGCGAGGAGCTGCTGAACCTGCTCGGTACGGACTTCGACCGCGAGGTCAAGACCGAGGGCGGTCTGGAGACCCCGGGCGTCGTCATGGTCGTCGGGGTCAACGGCACCGGCAAGACCACCACCACCGGCAAGCTCGCCCGGGTCCTGGTGGCCGATGGCCGCAGCGTGGTGCTCGGCGCGGCCGACACTTTCCGGGCCGCCGCCGCCGACCAGCTCCAGACCTGGGGCGAACGGGTCGGCGCCCGCACGGTGCGTGGCCCCGAGGGCGGCGACCCCGCGTCGATCGCCTTCGACGCGGTGAAGGAGGGCATCAAGGAGGGCGCCGATGTCGTCCTCATCGACACCGCCGGGCGGCTGCACACCAAGACCGGCCTGATGGACGAGCTCGGCAAGGTCAAGCGGGTCGTGGAGAAGCACGGACCGCTGGACGAGGTGCTGCTCGTACTGGACGCGACGACCGGGCAGAACGGCCTGGTGCAGGCGCGGGTGTTCGCCGAGGTGGTGGACATCACCGGCATCGTGCTGACCAAGCTGGACGGTACGGCCAAGGGCGGCATCGTGATCGCCGTCCAGCGCGAACTGGGCGTACCGGTCAAGCTGGTCGGCCTCGGCGAGGGCCCGGACGACCTGGCCCCGTTCGAGCCCGAGGCATTCGTGGACGCGCTGGTCGGGGAGTGA
- a CDS encoding purine-cytosine permease family protein: protein MPHASDVEGAVETRGLEPVPDTERKGRVRDLIPTWVAANISVLLLAMGASLVVADKLNFWQALIAAFVAPVISYGLVGFISIAGKRGGAPGMALSRSVFGQRGNLLPGSLIWIARWGWETINAVTGAYALLTVLDICFGIHSSTPLIVVTLLLFVAATFLISGLGINALHLCNKWSTYLFGIFSVLVLVYLIADTDWSAVFAKPAGTTASLVAGIGLIAAGGLSWVPSGPDFARYLPRRASGGGMVGASIGGAGIVVLPMVLMGAVMAVSTPDLANASDPVSFLGKVLPMWIAVPYLLIAVVGMVLINAMSMYSAGFTALTLGIKVPRAWAVSVNAVISVVLGLVLMLAATSFLGSFVAFLSLLAVAFSAWIGVFGADMLLGRKYDPVALMDTTRTSAYWYRGGFSPAAVGAWLAALITGMLFTTAGTAGSAWFSGPFADTWLGRNGLGWVVTILVSGVLYAVLPKPKAQGGATGQGPDADREPASLPI, encoded by the coding sequence ATGCCCCACGCCTCCGACGTCGAAGGCGCGGTGGAAACCCGCGGTCTCGAACCAGTCCCGGACACCGAACGCAAGGGCCGTGTCCGCGACCTGATCCCGACCTGGGTCGCCGCCAATATCAGTGTGCTGCTCCTCGCGATGGGCGCGAGTCTGGTCGTCGCCGACAAGCTGAACTTCTGGCAGGCACTGATCGCCGCCTTCGTGGCCCCGGTCATCAGTTACGGTCTGGTCGGCTTCATCAGCATCGCCGGCAAGCGCGGCGGCGCCCCCGGCATGGCCCTGTCCCGTTCGGTGTTCGGCCAGCGCGGCAATCTGCTGCCCGGCTCGCTGATCTGGATCGCCCGCTGGGGCTGGGAGACGATCAACGCGGTGACCGGTGCGTACGCGCTGCTCACCGTGCTGGACATCTGCTTCGGCATCCACAGCAGCACCCCGCTGATCGTCGTGACCCTGCTGCTCTTCGTCGCTGCCACGTTCCTGATCTCGGGCCTCGGCATCAACGCCCTGCACCTGTGCAACAAGTGGTCCACGTATCTCTTCGGGATCTTCTCCGTCCTGGTGCTGGTCTATCTGATCGCCGACACCGACTGGTCCGCCGTGTTCGCCAAGCCCGCCGGTACCACCGCTTCACTGGTCGCGGGCATAGGGCTGATTGCCGCGGGCGGCCTCAGCTGGGTCCCGTCCGGTCCTGACTTCGCCCGGTACCTGCCGCGGCGTGCCTCCGGCGGAGGCATGGTCGGCGCGTCGATCGGCGGCGCGGGCATCGTCGTGCTGCCGATGGTGCTGATGGGCGCCGTGATGGCGGTCTCCACCCCGGACCTCGCGAACGCGTCCGACCCGGTCTCCTTCCTGGGCAAGGTCCTGCCGATGTGGATCGCGGTGCCGTACCTGCTGATCGCCGTGGTCGGCATGGTCCTGATCAACGCGATGTCGATGTACTCGGCCGGCTTCACCGCGCTGACGCTGGGCATCAAGGTGCCGCGCGCCTGGGCGGTCTCCGTGAACGCCGTGATCAGCGTGGTGCTCGGGCTGGTCCTGATGCTGGCGGCGACGAGCTTCCTCGGCTCCTTCGTCGCGTTCCTGTCGCTGCTCGCGGTGGCCTTCTCGGCCTGGATAGGGGTCTTCGGCGCGGACATGCTGCTCGGCCGGAAGTACGACCCGGTGGCCCTGATGGACACCACCCGGACCAGCGCCTACTGGTACCGGGGCGGCTTCAGCCCCGCCGCCGTCGGCGCCTGGCTCGCCGCGCTCATCACCGGGATGCTGTTCACCACGGCGGGCACCGCGGGCTCGGCCTGGTTCAGCGGACCGTTCGCGGACACCTGGCTGGGCCGCAACGGCCTCGGCTGGGTGGTCACCATCCTCGTCTCGGGCGTGCTTTACGCCGTACTCCCGAAGCCGAAGGCGCAGGGCGGCGCGACGGGCCAGGGTCCCGACGCCGACCGTGAGCCCGCGAGTCTACCTATCTGA
- a CDS encoding ammonium transporter has translation MPTGIMTLAAEAPKLSSANTGFMLICSALVMVMTPGLAFFYGGMVRVKSTLNMLMMSFISLGIVTILWVLYGFSVAFGSSNGFFGWSKDYLGLSGIGLTQLWPGYTIPVYVFAVFQLMFAIITPALISGALADRVKFTAWALFIVGWVTVIYFPVAHWVWASDGWLFKKGVIDFAGGTAVHINAGAAALGVILVTGRRVGFRKDPMRPHSLPLVMLGAALLWFGWFGFNAGSWLGNDDGVGAVMFINTQVATAAAMLAWLAYEKFRHGSFTTLGAASGAVAGLVAITPSGGAVSPLGAIAVGAIAGVLCAMAVGLKYRFGFDDSLDVVGVHMVGGIVGSLLIGFFATGGVQSDVAGVFYGGGFHQLGIQAIGVFSVLGYSLVVSAGLAFLIDRTMGMRVTEDVEVTGIDQDEHAETAYDYSGAGGGSRTSATAPGDAAGTAVKAGTAAKTGKAGPANKKVDV, from the coding sequence ATGCCCACAGGCATCATGACCCTTGCTGCAGAAGCCCCGAAGCTGTCGTCCGCCAACACCGGGTTCATGCTCATCTGCTCGGCCCTGGTGATGGTCATGACTCCGGGCCTCGCCTTCTTCTACGGAGGCATGGTCCGGGTCAAATCCACCCTGAACATGCTGATGATGAGCTTCATCAGCCTCGGGATCGTCACGATCCTCTGGGTGCTCTACGGATTCAGCGTCGCCTTCGGATCGAGCAACGGATTCTTCGGCTGGTCCAAGGACTACCTCGGACTCAGCGGCATCGGACTCACCCAGCTCTGGCCGGGCTACACCATCCCGGTCTATGTCTTCGCCGTCTTCCAGCTGATGTTCGCGATCATCACCCCGGCGCTGATCAGCGGTGCGCTGGCCGACCGCGTGAAGTTCACCGCATGGGCGCTGTTCATCGTGGGCTGGGTCACGGTCATCTACTTCCCGGTCGCGCACTGGGTCTGGGCGTCCGACGGCTGGCTCTTCAAGAAGGGCGTGATCGACTTCGCCGGCGGTACGGCGGTCCACATCAACGCGGGCGCTGCGGCACTCGGCGTGATCCTGGTGACCGGCAGGCGCGTCGGCTTCAGGAAGGACCCGATGCGCCCGCACAGCCTGCCGCTGGTGATGCTCGGCGCGGCCCTGCTGTGGTTCGGCTGGTTCGGTTTCAACGCCGGATCGTGGCTGGGCAACGACGACGGCGTGGGCGCGGTGATGTTCATCAACACCCAGGTGGCCACCGCGGCCGCGATGCTCGCCTGGCTCGCGTACGAGAAGTTCCGCCACGGCTCCTTCACCACGCTCGGCGCGGCATCCGGCGCCGTGGCCGGGCTGGTCGCCATCACCCCGTCCGGCGGCGCGGTCAGCCCGCTCGGCGCCATCGCGGTCGGCGCCATCGCCGGTGTGCTGTGTGCTATGGCCGTCGGTCTCAAGTACCGCTTCGGATTCGACGACTCGCTCGACGTCGTCGGCGTCCACATGGTCGGCGGCATCGTCGGCTCCCTGCTCATCGGGTTCTTCGCGACCGGCGGGGTGCAGTCCGACGTGGCGGGTGTCTTCTACGGCGGAGGCTTCCACCAGCTCGGCATCCAGGCCATCGGGGTCTTCTCGGTCCTCGGATACTCGCTGGTCGTGTCGGCCGGCCTGGCCTTCCTGATCGACCGGACCATGGGGATGCGGGTCACCGAGGACGTCGAGGTCACGGGGATCGACCAGGACGAACACGCCGAGACGGCATACGACTACAGCGGGGCGGGTGGCGGCTCCCGGACGTCCGCGACCGCCCCGGGCGACGCGGCGGGCACCGCGGTCAAGGCGGGCACCGCAGCCAAGACGGGCAAGGCAGGTCCGGCGAACAAGAAGGTGGACGTATGA
- a CDS encoding [protein-PII] uridylyltransferase: MTGQTDDPGPSGYAAARLSLLQEKTDPGPPRRSALARLTDAWMSALFTSAAEATGVHGAALVAVGGYGRGELSPRSDLDLLLLHDGKADQGAIASLADRVWYPVWDLGLDLDHSVRTPGEARRTAGDDLKVQLGLLDARHVAGDQGLITGLRTAVLADWRNQAPKRLPELYELCQERAERQGELQFLLEPDIKEARGGLRDATALRAVAASWLADAPREGLDGARRRLLDVRDALHLVTGRAGERLALQEQDQVAAELGLLDADVLLREVYEAARTISYAGDVTWREVNRVLRARSARPRLRSLLGGGGGRTAAAERTPLAEGVVEQEGEVVLARTARPERDPVLPLRAAAAAAQAGLPVSLHAVRRLAAGARPLPVPWPAEAREQLVTLLGAGESTVPVWEALEAEGLISGLLPDWERVRCRPQRNAVHTWTVDRHLVETAVRASSLTRRVGRPDLLLVAALLHDIGKGWPGDHSVAGEVIARDVATRIGFDQADAEVLAVLVRHHLLLVETATRRDLDDPATVTSVAGAVKSAATLELLHALTEADALATGPAAWSSWRASLVDDLVGRVAAVLAGEVPEEPEAGAPGAEHERLAVEAVRTGGPVLALHARTGEPQEDGAPEPVGVELLIALRDRPGVLPAVTGVLALHRLTVRAADLRAVELPTELGPEVAVLLLTWRVAAEYGSLPQATRLRADLVRALDGSLDVRARLAEREAAYPRRRGVKAPPPRVKVAPAGSRLATVIEVRAQDAPGLLYRIGLALETAGVAVRSAHVSTLGANAVDAFYVTGQDGEPLPAEEAAGLARELEAGLRE; the protein is encoded by the coding sequence ATGACCGGTCAGACCGACGACCCCGGACCCAGCGGTTATGCGGCGGCCCGGCTGTCCCTCCTCCAGGAGAAGACGGACCCCGGGCCGCCGCGCCGTTCGGCCCTGGCCCGGCTGACCGACGCGTGGATGAGCGCGCTCTTCACCTCGGCCGCCGAGGCCACGGGGGTGCACGGCGCGGCCCTGGTGGCCGTCGGGGGATACGGGCGCGGCGAGCTGTCACCGCGCAGCGACCTGGACCTGCTCCTGCTGCACGACGGCAAGGCGGACCAGGGCGCCATCGCCTCGCTCGCCGACCGGGTCTGGTACCCGGTGTGGGACCTGGGGCTCGACCTCGACCACTCGGTACGGACACCGGGTGAGGCGCGCAGGACGGCGGGCGACGACCTCAAGGTCCAGCTCGGGCTGCTGGACGCCCGGCACGTCGCCGGTGACCAGGGGCTGATCACCGGGCTGCGGACGGCGGTACTCGCCGACTGGCGCAACCAGGCGCCGAAGCGGCTGCCCGAGCTGTACGAGCTGTGCCAGGAGCGCGCCGAGCGCCAGGGCGAGCTGCAGTTCCTCCTCGAACCCGACATCAAGGAGGCCAGGGGCGGGCTGCGGGACGCCACCGCGCTGCGCGCCGTCGCCGCGTCCTGGCTGGCCGACGCACCCCGCGAAGGGCTGGACGGCGCCCGCAGGCGGCTCCTCGACGTACGGGACGCGCTGCACCTGGTGACCGGGCGCGCCGGCGAACGGCTCGCGCTCCAGGAACAGGACCAGGTCGCCGCCGAACTCGGACTCCTGGACGCCGACGTGCTGCTGCGCGAGGTGTACGAAGCCGCGCGCACCATCTCGTACGCCGGCGACGTCACCTGGCGCGAGGTCAACCGGGTGCTGCGCGCGCGCTCCGCACGCCCCCGGCTGCGCTCCCTGCTCGGCGGTGGCGGCGGCAGGACAGCCGCGGCGGAACGGACCCCGCTCGCGGAAGGCGTGGTGGAGCAGGAGGGCGAGGTGGTGCTGGCCCGCACGGCCCGGCCCGAGCGCGACCCCGTACTGCCGCTGCGGGCGGCAGCCGCGGCGGCGCAGGCCGGGCTGCCGGTCTCCCTGCATGCCGTGCGCCGGCTGGCGGCCGGCGCACGCCCGCTCCCGGTGCCCTGGCCCGCCGAGGCCCGCGAACAGCTGGTCACCCTGCTCGGCGCGGGCGAGTCCACGGTGCCGGTCTGGGAGGCGCTGGAGGCGGAGGGGCTGATCAGCGGGCTGCTGCCGGACTGGGAGCGGGTGCGGTGCAGGCCGCAGCGGAACGCCGTGCACACCTGGACCGTCGACCGGCATCTCGTCGAGACCGCCGTACGGGCGTCCTCGCTGACCCGCCGGGTGGGCCGGCCCGACCTGCTGCTCGTCGCGGCCCTGCTGCACGACATCGGCAAGGGCTGGCCGGGCGACCACTCGGTGGCCGGCGAAGTCATCGCCCGGGACGTGGCCACCCGGATCGGCTTCGACCAGGCGGACGCCGAGGTGCTCGCCGTCCTCGTACGCCACCATCTGCTGCTCGTGGAGACGGCGACCCGGCGCGACCTGGACGACCCGGCGACCGTGACCTCGGTCGCCGGAGCGGTGAAATCCGCCGCCACGCTGGAGCTGCTGCACGCGCTGACCGAGGCCGACGCGCTGGCGACCGGGCCCGCGGCCTGGTCCTCCTGGCGGGCGTCGCTCGTGGACGACCTGGTCGGCCGGGTCGCCGCGGTACTGGCGGGCGAGGTGCCCGAGGAGCCGGAGGCGGGCGCGCCTGGCGCCGAGCACGAGCGGCTGGCCGTCGAGGCGGTGCGCACCGGCGGCCCGGTCCTGGCCCTGCATGCCAGGACCGGGGAACCGCAGGAGGACGGCGCCCCGGAACCGGTGGGCGTGGAACTGCTCATCGCGCTCCGCGACCGGCCCGGCGTCCTGCCCGCCGTCACCGGGGTGCTGGCGCTGCACCGGCTGACCGTGCGCGCGGCCGACCTGCGCGCCGTCGAGCTGCCCACCGAACTGGGCCCGGAGGTGGCGGTGCTGCTGCTGACCTGGCGGGTGGCGGCCGAGTACGGATCGCTCCCGCAGGCCACGAGGCTGCGCGCCGATCTCGTACGGGCGCTGGACGGATCGCTGGACGTCCGCGCCAGACTGGCCGAACGGGAGGCGGCCTACCCGCGCCGACGCGGGGTCAAGGCGCCGCCGCCCCGGGTGAAGGTGGCCCCCGCCGGCTCCCGGCTGGCCACCGTGATCGAGGTCCGCGCGCAGGACGCACCGGGGCTGCTGTACCGGATCGGCCTGGCGCTGGAGACGGCCGGGGTGGCGGTACGCAGCGCTCACGTCTCCACGCTCGGGGCCAACGCGGTGGACGCGTTCTATGTGACGGGACAGGACGGGGAACCGCTCCCGGCGGAGGAGGCGGCCGGGCTGGCCAGGGAGCTGGAGGCCGGGCTGCGGGAGTGA
- the nsdA gene encoding transcriptional repressor NsdA, whose protein sequence is MGGSGDGETGAGKRPNERLGSWFVRSGWSKGELARQVNRRARQMGAHHISTDTSRVRRWLDGEQPREPIPRILSELFSERFGSVVAIEDLGLRAAHQSPSVSGVDMPWAGPQTVSLLSEFSRSDLMLARRGFLGASLALAAGPTLIEPMQRWLVPTPAGEPTAELPADHARRPSRLSRPELELLESTTAMFRQWDAQCGGGLRRKAVVGQLHEVTDLLQEPQPGATSKRLFRCAAELAELAGWMSYDVGLQPTAQKYFVLALHAAKEAGDKPLGSYILSSMSRQMIHLGRPDDALELVHLAQYGSRECATPRTQAMLYAMEARAYANMGQPSKCKRAVRMAEDTFSDAGFDGEPEPDWIRFFSEAELNGENGHSYRDLAYVAGRSPTYASLAEPVIDNAVALFEKDDEHQRSYALNLVGMATVHLLKREPEQSTCFATKALHIAKRVRSERVNTRLRKTVHTAVRDFGDIPAVTDLTERLAEQLPETAEAV, encoded by the coding sequence GTGGGCGGCAGTGGCGACGGCGAGACGGGTGCCGGCAAACGCCCGAACGAGCGGCTCGGATCGTGGTTCGTGCGCAGCGGCTGGTCGAAGGGCGAGCTGGCGCGCCAGGTGAACCGCAGGGCGCGGCAGATGGGCGCGCACCACATCAGCACCGACACCTCGCGGGTGCGGCGCTGGCTCGACGGCGAGCAGCCGCGTGAGCCCATTCCGCGCATCCTCTCGGAGCTGTTCTCCGAACGCTTCGGCAGCGTGGTCGCCATCGAGGACCTGGGGCTGCGCGCGGCGCACCAGTCACCCTCGGTGTCCGGAGTCGACATGCCCTGGGCGGGCCCGCAGACGGTCTCGCTGCTCAGTGAGTTCTCCCGCAGCGACCTGATGCTCGCGCGGCGCGGCTTCCTCGGCGCCTCGCTCGCACTGGCCGCGGGCCCGACGCTCATCGAGCCGATGCAGCGCTGGCTGGTGCCCACGCCCGCGGGCGAGCCCACCGCGGAACTGCCCGCCGACCACGCACGGCGACCGTCCAGGCTCTCGCGGCCCGAGCTCGAACTGCTGGAGTCCACCACGGCGATGTTCCGCCAGTGGGACGCCCAGTGCGGTGGCGGGCTGCGCCGCAAGGCGGTCGTCGGTCAGCTGCACGAGGTGACCGACCTGTTGCAGGAGCCCCAGCCGGGAGCCACATCGAAGCGGCTGTTCCGGTGCGCGGCCGAACTGGCCGAGCTGGCCGGGTGGATGAGTTACGACGTCGGTCTCCAGCCCACCGCCCAGAAGTACTTCGTGCTCGCGCTGCACGCGGCCAAGGAGGCCGGGGACAAGCCACTCGGCTCGTACATCCTGTCCTCGATGAGCCGGCAGATGATCCATCTCGGCCGCCCCGACGACGCCCTGGAACTCGTCCATCTCGCCCAGTACGGCAGTCGCGAGTGCGCCACCCCCCGCACCCAGGCGATGCTGTATGCGATGGAGGCCCGCGCCTACGCCAACATGGGCCAGCCGAGCAAGTGCAAACGGGCCGTGCGGATGGCCGAGGACACCTTCTCCGACGCGGGCTTCGACGGCGAGCCGGAGCCCGACTGGATCCGCTTCTTCTCGGAGGCCGAACTGAACGGCGAGAACGGCCACTCGTACCGGGATCTCGCCTATGTGGCCGGCCGCAGCCCCACCTACGCCTCGCTCGCGGAGCCGGTCATCGACAACGCGGTCGCGCTCTTCGAGAAGGACGACGAACACCAGCGTTCCTACGCGCTGAACCTCGTCGGGATGGCCACCGTCCATCTGCTGAAGCGGGAACCCGAGCAGTCCACCTGCTTCGCCACCAAGGCCCTGCACATCGCCAAACGCGTCCGCTCCGAGCGCGTCAACACCAGGCTCCGCAAGACCGTCCACACGGCGGTCAGGGACTTCGGCGACATCCCCGCGGTCACCGACCTCACCGAACGTCTCGCCGAGCAGCTGCCCGAGACGGCCGAAGCGGTCTGA